aatacATCAACATTACTCTTCACATTTTGATTTTGCTATTGTTAAAGCAAACGGTATCCAACGACAACCAACCAAAtgctaaaaattcaaaaattagtttgaagATGATATTCAACTCGTGCAAAAAACCAAATAacgattaataatttttacactgaccacaaatattatttttaattacattattgatAACCCGACGATTACCATTATTTGTAATGATCATtctcttttatactttttattttatttcggtACGCTTAGTTAAAAACAGCAGGAAGATATGTCGAGCAGAACAGTATTATACCCTTAttgaaggtttttttaatttttaagtttcattttataaaaggttttataaaagcttttaaatgctcataaaaatattagaataatttatttatgctataataaacatatttaaaaaaagcactattttaatatttgaaaaaacttttaaaaaacttttctttttgggTTGCCATAAAGTACGTACAAAGTTATGGGTTTCCATAAAGTAcgtttgaagttattttttataaactttctgGTTTTTGAAAgttcattcaaaaatttaataaagcaaaagaGAGCACAACCACAACTGATGTAAATAACACTATAGtcattaaatattgatattCATTAGAATCATTAGAATAAACTCACCTATAGTAGgtactttgataaaaaattcaatataataatacaataacaaaactTATGCTGTTACATAGAGCTTAATGAGAGCTATCCAATGACGCCTAATTTGCCTGTCTATGTTAACTATGACGgaagttatgattttttttccgCGTGTAAAAGTGGTAATTTCTGCTAAAGAAAATTAAGCAAAACCGTGACCAATATTTTGCGTTACTGGCActaaaaactgcataagtaaaAAACCGACTGagataatgtaataaaatttaaaacagtgaTTCATCATTATTAgatctttaatttattaaattttttatggatCAAATAGCTTATTTTCATCTTATCAGATACAAAAAACAAAGTGGAGTGGGGGTGAATTTTGACGAGgatgcaatttaaaaattaatagttcACAAACTAAGTGCAAAGAAGACTTATTTTTCTAAGGTATATGACTCATTACATTAACTTTATGTTTAAGGTACAAATTACTAGTCTGCTGAAAGGAGGctcatataaatattaattatcaatataatattgaaaatcttttaaaatggaGTAAAATTGACAACAACATAAAGTTAAACAcaattaatcataaaaaatgatacgttcaaaagaacaaaaaaattaaaatgcataactaaaataaaatactattgtAAACATTtgtctaatatttaaataccGGTAACTAAATGTAGAACCTGAATCAATAGAAAACTAAATCACCAAGAGCAACGTCAGCCAAGAGGCTATCTACTGGTATTTTAAAGTCTTCTGCATCATCTTCTTCTTCATCCTCTTTCCAATATGCAATTATAAAACTAACAACTTTTCCAATAACAGGTGGTAACTTCATAACTATTCTTCCCTTATAAGCTACTTCATTCCCCTCCTCATTCCATAAATGTTCAACTCTAGCTAACATTTCTAATACTTTGACTCTTTGGTATTCTGAGAGTGAAGAGAAAATGGAATTATGTACAATATCTAaactattttctaaaataagtttttttatatctctaGCTAATCTATTTCTCTGTTCCATTTCTCTTTTCtgacctttttcttttaatcGTAACTTTGCTAACTCTTCTCCTCTCAACCTTCTCTCTTTACTTTGTTTTCTTGAAACTGCCCCCCtagatatacaaaatttaactattttttcttgctctttttttgtattattacacAGCCAGTCCAGAGATTTGTTCATCTTCACCTTTGTCTTGccatctaaaaatgaaatttcagCATTAGGCACCCTGCGAGTAAAAAAGTCTATCATGCCAAGGGTTTTCTCAGcccaaatattattaataggGGCACTAACTGCCTTATCTTGCATGAACTGGCTTGGTGTAGAGAGTTCACCAGTCAAGTACCTTGACAGCTGCCTTTTTAAAACTGTCACTGTAGcattagctaatatttttaaaacagaaagcAATTGCTCCAAATACTTCCCTTCAATAATGCGTAATGTAACCAATGTCTCATCAGAAATCAGTGGGCGACCAAATGCATCTAACTGTGACAACAATAGAAATTCCGGCTCATTACAAAGTATTTCCACAACCTTAATTGCAGATTTGAGATACTCAGCctaaaaagaagttattttttattagaagttatttttttagatcatAAATTAATACAtgcattaaaagtttaagttacattgtaagaataaaaaaaattgcataccAATTCAAAATGGTTTCTTTGTTTTTCCTCTGCATAAAAAAGGGCCATCCAAGGTCCAGTTAAGAATTTGCCCCAGAGTCCAAGGGCTTGTAGATGGATCATTATCTCCTCATTCTTGAAATCTCTTAGTAGAGATGTCCTCAGTAAAGTCGTGTTGTTGCAGTACTTCTCCAGATAGTTGACTAGTATTTGTCTGTGCCTAAAAACAGAATAAATCAAATTATGCATTTGCTATTGGAAAATCAAATGCATGAACTAGATAGTTGAATACCAATTGTCAGTACCTGTATACAATGCCAGCTGAACAAAACAGTATGTGCAATCGGTTGCCAACATACCTTGGAAAAGTACTGCAAGATAACCCACTTTGCTTGAGAAAGGATTTAAAACCATGCGGATCTCCTTTGGCCTTGTATCTGAAATACAATAATGCAGATTTAAAATATAGCAAGCAATTAAACtctgattttataaaaaaagtaacaatatgcagtttgtttacattatttgGGTCAAATACATAATTCAAACATTGACCTTAACTTTGAAATGCTGTACAAAAGATTTGCAGCTCTGCAATCTGACCCATAAGTGGTGCTGGGTATTGTATCATTCAGCTTTTGAAGTGCTTTCCTGGTCTCACTGGCTATTCCATCAAGTGGATGCAGATGACAGTTTAACTCTAACAGCTCTTTTTCAAGTATGCTGTTTAGCTTCACAACTGCTGCATGGTTAACCGAGGCCCTGTCTGTCAACGTTGACATTATTTTGCCCATTAGTTTTTTCCTTACATCAGCaatctttaatttataatatgctGCATATGTGTTGGCTAAATCCTCAATGGTATCAGTAATGTGTTTTACATAGTCCTCTGCCTTGCCTCCTGGTAATTCAGTGATGCTGGCTGTAAGGATTTGTTGCTTAGTAGCAAAATGAATTTGATTTATGTGAATGCCCTTAATTGTTGTTGCATCAAATACTAATGTCACAACATCAGCATTTATTATTGTTTCTGCCACTTGTAGCAGAGCAATTACTCCCATTTCTCTGGACATCTGCGCAATCGTTGACAGATTGGGGAGATCTTGAGGCTTCAAATTCACGTTACCAAGACTTGCACATAACATGATCACTTTAGGTATGGCATCTACAGGCACGTTGCTTTCAAGACAATGGTAAACAACCAGACGCAATGAGGCAttgaaacttttcttttcttttgtaaaaattgaacCCTTTTCAATTTGATTGATGTCGCAGTTTAGCTGGTCTATGGTAATATCACTTTCTTTCAATGCTAAGCCTTGAActctaagttttttttctaaatctaaaaTAGTAAATTCTAATGTCAGGATCTTCTtcttacaacttttattttctttaaccaAACTTTTGCATTTGAGGTTCAACTTTTTCAAGgattttgttaaagatataaCATCAGCTTCATATTTTGGGCCTTCAACTGATATTTTGAGATCCGGCGTGACGTTCTTTTAATTAGTTGGTTTACTCTCTTAACTTGAAAAGTCTTACTGATTgttgttttctctttttttactgttttgatCACTGTCCtaagatttttgttttgagtAAGTAAGGCTTTATTATAAAGTTTCCTTTTTTCACAGGAATGACATTCTCTGTTAATCCTTGTCTTTAATAGAGACACAGAAGGAGGTGTCTTTGGCTGAACAGGGAGAAGTGATGCCCTGGCTAGCGGAAACTTGAAGTCTtcacttaaaaaaacaactatccTATCCCAGCTATAATGTATGCGTCTTTTAAAAAACTGGATTTTTTCGTTAACTCTCAGAATTGATAGAGTTAATGATGAAACTTTACATTCACTTATACTAAATGGCTGAATTAAATATTTAGCTGTTTCTGTAGCATTTctgttctgttttaaaaaaacattgtacaCAAAACcatttgaaagtattttataCTTGTGGGAACCAAGAAGATCTTCAAAGTCTTTTgcctttttaattattttctccATGTCACAAAAAcaagttattgtaaaaaactgaaataaaaaaaaagggatttatatatttaataattaacaaggcaacataataaaaacaaagaaaaactactaaatattaatttttaaataaatcttatttatcgTAGATTAGCAACTAATCTACGATAAATAAGACATAgctatttcaattatattattattgatttattaattattatgcCATTTAAGCTAAGCACAATTTACTACACTCTATAATCATTAtaactaagtaaaaaaaatgtcaaattttatgaaattagaACTcaaccatatttaaaaaaaataacaatagtaGTTTAAGAAACTTGTGTTGAAACTTGTATTTATTCTAAATTGGATTGTGCAACACCACAAATGCCCATTATCGGTATTAATAACCGGTTACTTGTGGGTAAGTACGTTGggaagcatttatttttaaaattgggtaatttatttacataaaaaatacacaaaagtAAATTAGATACATACATCCTTatgcaaatttaataaaaaaatgactatctagcacaaaaagcaaaaaatttcgaaaataaaaacttaccttgttttgaaaatcaaatttttcacTAACAGCACACTGGATGAAGGATTtccaagttatttataaaaagattaagtATTCAATGTTGAAATACAAACAAGCCTATTTTAAAATCTAGAGAATTTAAAGAGCAgtctggttttaaaaaaacacactaTCCAGAGATGACTAAAAATCGGGTTTATCTAAGTATATGAAAAACCAAGTGCAATTTCCGACTAAAGTTACGGCCGATATTAAAGTACCTACCTATAGGTTATTTTAACCTATAATAATCGaacaactattttataattgtcTTTAATAACATGTTATTGGCGGTAGCCAGTCGGTTTTCAAAATCTGtagtattagtattttttttatttaagaatgaAGGCAACGACATCAAAAGAATTGATTAGTTAAGGCAAAAAACTGAggaatatgttattaaaaataaaaatgactttatgtCGGCAGATGATGCTGTCGGCAGATGATGCTGTCGAAATGTTTAGATCGAAAACAACGATGTAAAACTTATTCCGTTTGCACCCATTCTATCTATTGCTGgtagaatatttgtttttaaaatgaagtcTGAAAATGAAGACGATTATAAATGCAATCAATATAGatggaaaaataataagaataataagttctaagaatagcaaaaaaggttttaaaaaaacttattatactACAGGCCAAAAACATTGTAAATCCGCGAATTTTAGTAAACAAGTGTTCATAAAAAAACTACCAAAGGTCTTATTGCTATTATCTATTATTTAGGCAATGAAAAATGTGGTGTAACAGATTTGAAACACGGAAAAAGTAAAATTGACCATTCATACATTCGCACTGAATCGTCTGTAGTGtcatgtataaaaaaagttttaaaaccaaatgataagccacaaaatatttatgaaaaactaaTGTTTGAATCAAATGTGATTCAAACATTAacaaacgttaaaaaaaataggtcGCGCAGGGTCGTCaaattttttatgagttttttcataaaaaaaataattattttttttcataaaaaaaataagttattttttaaccGTTTTCTTACCTCATGCAGGTAAGAAAACggttaaaaaataacttttttcgtTGTAATGAGGGTTTTAGGCcacttttgaagatttaaaaaaacgtgtaaacttaaaattaccTTAAAATTATCAGCTTACTAGTGAGTttttaaagcacattttttatttaaaatgacgTATACATTTAAACTAggagattttaattaaaaatcttaaacttcaataaaaatgaactaaaaCGGGTTCTAAAATATGGAAAATGGttcatcacaaagaaaataaactatataattaggttcaatttcttttaagaccaaaatatgcttattttttttaaattgatatcatAGTTGGGTGGGGTTATCTGGGCCTATATGTCAGTATTTATTGCATTCTTAAAAATCTAATACTTTTACagcaataaatacttttaaaatgaaaactaatgTAAATAAGATCTCTGGCAATGCTTTTGTAttcattttctgattttatttttaaacggaTTCATATGGACAATCATTAAAGATGTAACTTTCCATTGAAACTAGTAGATCAATAGTAGATcgttattaaatctattctaATATGAAATGATATGAATGAAATTTTTCTTATTCGGTTGTTTTTTAAACTGGTTTTTATCGGtttcataattgtttttttcagaaaagaattgttttatttgcacAAAGATTTGCGTATTTCATTCTCCCCGAATGTCatggtataataaaatattttttttttatatttgtatataccgatttttatatatttaaatacagctcaatattctctttcaaaaaaaaatttttaaatcatttttccgtaaaaaaaaataattaaaattcttaactATTCCATTTGACCCCATTTTACTCTATTTGGGGAGAATTTTAtagccaaataaaaatttaaccgTTATTTGCTAAGGAGGTTGTCAGAGGCGCGTAAACAAGTAAGGTTTAGTAAAGTTTGCTTtcctaaagttaattttaaagctaaatttaaaaaaaaaaagattttcagaaTATGATTctctaatagattttaaataacattaaacaaaaaaaaattgaaaaatttgatttttctgaGGGAAATACCAGCTTAATCTTAATTGCACCCCTTtagcgccggccctgtatattGTTCTCTATATTCGCTACAAtattcaacaaaaattaaaacattgtatTACTTCTATACTAAGAATTATTATTCcgtagtaaaaaaatttagtttttagtttgcaactcaactttgaaaaaacatatttctttACAGAAGTAAAGAAAACAGTTAAATTCGAATGgagaaagtaatttaaataagtgcTTTGGGTTAAAAATGGAATTTCGTTAATTCGTTTTCAGATAAAACATTCCGGTACAAAGAAGAAGAACTGGTTGGTAACACACAAAAtcgaatttttttaagtttagtttataaatgttagAACGATTAGTACgttcttattaaatttaatgttaacgcttcaatttattatatcaaagtACAAAAAGTCAtagtaaaagaaaacttttctttttttagttaaacattAAATTGGAAATACTCGAAGGCGaaagaaaaaactcaaaaatttattaccaaAATGGTTACTATTATAGTAAAGACAAAAAAGCAACAGAATCGTATGGCGGCGGTTTCAAATGTAAGGATGAATTTTGTAGAAGTCGTGCAACAAGTGAACCAAGCCTAGAGTTGGTACAAATAACGCCGCATAACCATTTGccagattttgaaaaaaagaaattttaaaattaaaacaatcaataaaacGAGCTGCTGAAACTACAAGTGGAAGTTTGCGAGCTATTTTTGACCAAGAAACTGCTAGTAACCAATCAGCACATCACGTTTCTTTTGGAATGATGGAAAGCACTATGTATCGCAGACGTAGATCAGTGCAGCCGCAATTACCAGCCAATTGCGGGGAATTAAACAACTCTTTGAGAGTAAACAACATAAGTAAGTTTTTAGACGGGACCGATTTTTACAAAGGGTACGTTCGTATAAATAACGATTATGCTCACATATTTAATGGGAAAACAGTCGTTGCTTCACCGACTGATTTGCACGTTGACGGAACGTTTAAGGTAGTTCCGAGaatgttttatcaaatgatAACATTTGGATACATTTTGTTTGATCATGTAAGATAAtcaataaaagataatataagaAGGGTGTAAACAAGGAATTCTATTTTTTTCGCAGTGTTTTTTAATACcgttagatttttttagagcaccttaatgaattaaaaaatatatatatatattccctgttttttcttgttcaccctccatatattattatttttgttattattgttattaccaatgttttttataaattatagtttttttttttaatgttttaatgttttaatgtttttttaatttaaagaatcaaaaagaATCAACTATTTTCATACTTATGACTAGAAAAACGCAAGAGCTGTATTCTCTTGCATTTTCCAAAGTTACTGAACTCGTTCCACATTTGTCACCGTTACGGATAATGACGGACTATGAACAAGCATTGATGAATATCTTGGAAATTCAATATCCTTTAGCTGAAATTTCAGGCTGTTGGTTTCATTACGTAAatgtaagcaaaaaattttttaactaaacatacCTTTGTTATAAAATggcaattttaaaactaaattgaaatacaatttaaaaaatatatatagttatttgtaCTGAAAGTTtatgtttgtaattatttatatttaggcTGTGGTTAACAAGTGTAAACATCTTGGATTGTTTGGACTTTTAAAATTGCAAGTTCACAGTGATTTGAAGAAATGGATAAGGCTATTATTGTGTCTTTCTTTGCTACCGCCTCACCATATTCAGCCAACATTAGGCAATTTGAATCCAAATTTGTTTGTGATGTCATTAAGTATAAATGACTTCGCAAAATGTCAAAGTTTAATGACCTATATGGAAACATTTTGGATTGGGCGTATTGGCAGTAACAAAATTACTGTTTTTGGTTGTCCCAGAAGAACGAACTCTGATCAAGAAAGCTTCCATGCCTCGCTTTTAAAACGAATAAAGATTGCTCATCCAAACATTTGggtttttataagtatatatatatatatatattttatatatatatatatatatatatatatatatatatatatatatatatatatatatatatatatatacatatatatatatatatatatatatatatatatatatatatatatatatatatatatatatatatatttatatttatataatctaaaataaaaatataatttgaacttatcttttatttgcatttaattactttaatattttagcaGAACTAAGAAAGTTTGCAGAAGTCCAGCAACTtgataaattacgtttagaatgTGGACTTCAGATTCGTCGGAGACGAAAGcagaaatatgttttaaatgatCGTAAAATCAGAGTTGCTACTGAAAATTTGGCCAACAGACGTCTAACTTCATTGGAATTTCTACAAAGTGTTTCACATTGCACAGATGCGTTATTTAACAATCAACTTGGGGTTAGTCGTATAAATCAACCCCCGGTTGATTTATACGAATAACCCCAAGTTGATTGTTAACAGTTGGAAACAGTTTCATCATTTACGCAAGTTCAAATAGAGCCCTCACAGCCTAATTTAATTCCACCACAAGATGAAGCCCAGCAACTTAATGTATCAATACCACGTGATGTAGCTATAGTGGAAAATACAGATGATGTAGCTATTGTGCAAAATACCTTCCAACTCGGAGAAAACTTACATAGTTCTACAGAAATTGTTGTAGTCACGGAGACTTCAAGAGTAGTGGATGAAACTAATGGAACAATATGTCCTGTTTGTTTAGAAAATACTCCAAACTTCGCTGCTGTTCCCTGTGGACACATGGTTTGCACAATGTGTATACCACATTTACAGTTAAAATGTCCTCGTTGCCGAGCAACAGTTGTTATGTTTATACAAACATTTGCGTGATCTGCTTGATAAATGTTCatatacaaacttttttgttgaaatttaacAGTATAGTTGtgttcaaaactaaatttatttgaacttacaaaaaaatatttttatttgaacttacaAAGAATCATAATATCATCTTTATAAACCAACTTGGcaactttaaaattaactatgGCAATAACTACACAAGAAATAAGgaaattgtttaaagaaatgtttaatgaatttaaaaaagaaatgtttagcAAGTTCAAAAGAGAAACAGAAGCAATGTTCAAAAAACACGAACAAACAGTTTTAGACATTATTAGTGGAAATCTTAAAATCATAAATGAAAGATTAGATGGAATCGAAAAAAACACTAatgaaaatatagttaaaataaaaaaaatttgaaaaagaaattgtaGATATGGCTGAAAGTTTGaacttcaacaaaaaatttattgaagaaCAATTTGAACACCAAAGAAATCAACTAGAGAATGGAAGAGTTGAaaacgaaattttaaaaaataaacgtCGTAAGCTTGAAGATCGATCGCGCAGAAATAATTTGCGAATAGATGGCTTAAACGAAGATAAAAAAGAAACGTGGGGACAAACGGAAGAAAAAGTTCATTTGTTTTTCAAGCAACAACTTggaattaaaaacattgaaatcgAGTGTGCACATCGTACCGGACAGAAGACAGACGGAAGATCTCGGACAATAATTATCAAGCTCCAAAGATACAAAGACAAAGTGAAGATTTTACAAGAATCGAGTCGACTTAAAGGCACTAATATTTTCATCAACGAAGACTTTTTGCTAGAAACCGTTTcgattagaaaaaaattgtttgccgATGTTAAACGAAGACGCTTAAACGGTTAGAATGTTTCCGTTCGAtacgataaaaatattttctttaaaaatactatttttgagaatgatagaataaaattaaactaaaatacgCATTCTTAAAAGGAAATCTTTTGAgcttattttaaacaatcatggctgcattaaataattttgaatctcttgcttttaatttctttgaaaaagaatttttttccttGGATGAAAACTTAGACCCCGACAGTAATTTTTATTCTGAGAATTTTTCAGATTGTTCGTATCTTTTTCCAAGTGAATTAGAAGAGtttctttttaagaatgttATTGACAAAAATTCTAATCAAATTAGAATTCTCCACCTCAACATAAGAAGTTTAAATCGtaactttgaaaaacttttaaatctattaaaagaaacaaaaaatctttttaatataatatgcCTAACAGAAACTTGGATAACTTTAAAAGATCTAAATAGCGCTTTTCAAATCCCGCactttaacataattttattagagAGGCAAACAAACAGAGGTGGTGGAATTTTAATTTACGCACATGAAACACTAAGGCTTATACTTAAAAGCGAGTTGAGCGTTTCTGACTgcgataaagaagttttaacaattgaaattgaaaacaaaaaaacaaaaaccatcGAAAATCAAATCATATaacttttcttaaaacaaaaacaactgcaaacgaaaaaatttacaaaaattataaatatttgtttgaggaaatttgtaaaaacttaaaaaaaaaaattattattcagaactaattaacaaatttaaaaataacacaaagcGCATTTGGGAAATAATGAAgcaaattactgaaaaaaaaaaatcatgcttaGGTGTTCTACCACAAATGATTAAAATTGATAACACTGTTATATTTGAACCAAATGCAATATcacatgaatttaataaattttttactgaaatagGTCCTAAACTATCAATTAAGATCCCTAATACCAAAGCCTTATTTAGTGACTTCTTATTACCATTGGATATGTGTTGTCCTCTGATTTATCAACTGAAGAACTTGAAAGGGCATTCAAatctattaaaaagaataaatcatGTGGATCAGATGAAATAAACGGAAACGTGATTATAGATTGTTTCGAGCAATTAAAAGATGTtctctttaaagttttaagCGCATCCattaaacaaagaatttttccagagcaattaaaaatgttaaagtgaCTCCTATTTATAAAGAGGGCGATCAatctaaaataacaaactatCGCCCCATCTCTGTGCTTTCTATATTTTCGaaagttttagaaagaattatgtgTAACAGAGTATACAAACATCTTGACAAAAACATCTTACTATACGCTAAttagtttggttttaaaaaggataACTCAACGGAGCATGCCATCATCCAATTTGTAAatgaaatctcaaaatcttttgaacaatcaaaatatactttaggtatttttattgacctatcGAAAGCCTTCGATACGGTCAACCGTCACATTTTACTTGAAAAGCTGAAATACTATggaataaataaacaagtgtTAAGGTGGTTCAAAAGTTACTTATCGAATAGAAGACAATTTGCT
This Hydra vulgaris chromosome 04, alternate assembly HydraT2T_AEP DNA region includes the following protein-coding sequences:
- the LOC136079772 gene encoding uncharacterized protein LOC136079772, encoding MLCASLGNVNLKPQDLPNLSTIAQMSREMGVIALLQVAETIINADVVTLVFDATTIKGIHINQIHFATKQQILTASITELPGGKAEDYVKHITDTIEDLANTYAAYYKLKIADVRKKLMGKIMSTLTDRASVNHAAVVKLNSILEKELLELNCHLHPLDGIASETRKALQKLNDTIPSTTYGSDCRAANLLYSISKLRYKAKGDPHGFKSFLKQSGLSCSTFPRYVGNRLHILFCSAGIVYRHRQILVNYLEKYCNNTTLLRTSLLRDFKNEEIMIHLQALGLWGKFLTGPWMALFYAEEKQRNHFELAEYLKSAIKVVEILCNEPEFLLLSQLDAFGRPLISDETLVTLRIIEGKYLEQLLSVLKILANATVTVLKRQLSRYLTGELSTPSQFMQDKAVSAPINNIWAEKTLGMIDFFTRRVPNAEISFLDGKTKVKMNKSLDWLCNNTKKEQEKIVKFCISRGAVSRKQSKERRLRGEELAKLRLKEKGQKREMEQRNRLARDIKKLILENSLDIVHNSIFSSLSEYQRVKVLEMLARVEHLWNEEGNEVAYKGRIVMKLPPVIGKVVSFIIAYWKEDEEEDDAEDFKIPVDSLLADVALGDLVFY
- the LOC136079367 gene encoding uncharacterized protein LOC136079367, translated to MLERLLNIKLEILEGERKNSKIYYQNGYYYSKDKKATESYGGGFKCKDEFCRSRATSEPSLELNQKESTIFILMTRKTQELYSLAFSKVTELVPHLSPLRIMTDYEQALMNILEIQYPLAEISGCWFHYVNAVVNKCKHLGLFGLLKLQVHSDLKKWIRLLLCLSLLPPHHIQPTLGNLNPNLFVMSLSINDFAKCQSLMTYMETFWIGRIGSNKITVFGCPRRTNSDQESFHASLLKRIKIAHPNIWVFITELRKFAEVQQLDKLRLECGLQIRRRRKQKYVLNDRKIRVATENLANRRLTSLEFLQSVSHCTDALFNNQLGLETVSSFTQVQIEPSQPNLIPPQDEAQQLNVSIPRDVAIVENTDDVAIVQNTFQLGENLHSSTEIVVVTETSRVVDETNGTICPVCLENTPNFAAVPCGHMVCTMCIPHLQLKCPRCRATVVMFIQTFA